One uncultured Caproiciproducens sp. DNA segment encodes these proteins:
- a CDS encoding YegS/Rv2252/BmrU family lipid kinase, which produces MRYVFIVNPTAGKKNAYYTVFPAIREYFDANGMEFSCHITEKPNHATQLVKIESLKGDPVRIYALGGDGTLSETAAGAIGRKNVEIGIFPCGSGNDYIKTFGESSCFLSLKKQLDAKSRPVDMIHSDGRYSINLCSVGLDARVAYEMVKFKKVPLISGSMAYNFAILKVLAGKIGEHLEILIDGVKKYDDIYLFALAGSGKYYGGGYCGAPLAIPDDGLLDFVLVKKPPMYKIPSLITVYKNGGHLESKKFESLLTFCRGKRMEIKAPEHAIANFDGECSIIDKLYYEVVPAAVNFIVPV; this is translated from the coding sequence ATGCGCTATGTATTTATTGTAAACCCCACTGCCGGCAAAAAGAACGCTTACTATACTGTTTTCCCAGCTATACGGGAATACTTTGATGCAAATGGCATGGAGTTTTCCTGCCACATTACCGAAAAACCAAATCACGCCACCCAATTGGTTAAAATTGAAAGCCTCAAGGGAGATCCGGTTCGTATTTACGCCCTTGGAGGCGATGGGACACTGAGCGAAACGGCGGCAGGGGCGATTGGAAGAAAAAATGTTGAGATAGGAATTTTTCCATGCGGTTCCGGCAATGATTATATCAAGACTTTTGGGGAATCCAGCTGCTTTTTATCATTGAAAAAACAGTTGGATGCGAAATCGCGTCCTGTGGACATGATCCATTCCGATGGGCGATATTCCATTAACCTTTGTTCCGTGGGGCTTGATGCCAGAGTTGCCTATGAAATGGTCAAGTTTAAGAAAGTTCCCTTGATCAGCGGCTCCATGGCTTATAATTTTGCCATTTTAAAAGTACTCGCAGGAAAAATCGGCGAACACCTTGAAATATTAATTGATGGCGTTAAAAAATACGATGACATCTATCTTTTTGCGTTGGCTGGCAGCGGGAAATATTACGGCGGCGGATACTGCGGTGCGCCACTGGCCATCCCGGACGACGGCCTGCTGGATTTTGTGCTGGTCAAAAAACCTCCCATGTATAAAATTCCTTCACTAATTACCGTTTACAAGAATGGCGGGCATCTTGAATCGAAAAAATTCGAAAGCCTTCTGACTTTCTGCAGGGGAAAAAGAATGGAAATTAAGGCGCCGGAGCATGCAATAGCCAATTTCGACGGAGAGTGCTCCATAATTGACAAACTTTATTATGAGGTTGTCCCGGCGGCTGTTAATTTTATTGTTCCGGTTTAA
- a CDS encoding HU family DNA-binding protein — protein MNKTELIAAVAEKAGMPKKDADNAVNAMIDTIVKAVSEDEKVQIVGFGTFEVRSRSERQGRDPRTNSPITIPASKVPAFKAGKAFKDATAK, from the coding sequence ATGAACAAAACAGAATTAATTGCTGCTGTTGCTGAAAAAGCAGGTATGCCCAAGAAAGATGCCGATAATGCTGTTAATGCAATGATTGACACAATCGTTAAAGCTGTTTCCGAAGATGAGAAAGTCCAAATTGTTGGTTTTGGTACATTTGAAGTACGCAGCCGCAGTGAAAGACAGGGCCGTGACCCGAGAACGAATTCTCCCATCACCATTCCCGCCTCAAAGGTCCCCGCTTTTAAGGCAGGTAAAGCATTTAAGGACGCCACAGCAAAATAA
- the yabQ gene encoding spore cortex biosynthesis protein YabQ, producing the protein MNLSLAAQLQGFVISIAAGVFLGAYYDVFRIFRTVFQSERRAVFFQDLFYMLSAAFITFLLALGVNYGEVRFYILAGEAIGWCLYYLTVGLVTYRVFRFVSKIVRKLLIIPMKKLITKISHFIFSVIKIIVNNTKIVAVNQKKRLKHHREIVYNHFKAKSKKNSKA; encoded by the coding sequence TTGAACTTATCTCTCGCCGCTCAGCTCCAGGGATTTGTCATTTCAATTGCCGCCGGTGTGTTTTTAGGTGCGTATTACGATGTTTTCCGTATCTTCCGAACCGTTTTTCAGTCGGAGCGTCGCGCTGTGTTTTTTCAGGATTTATTTTATATGCTTTCAGCAGCGTTTATAACTTTTCTGTTGGCTTTGGGTGTTAATTACGGTGAAGTACGGTTTTATATTCTGGCGGGAGAAGCCATTGGCTGGTGTCTCTATTATTTAACGGTAGGTCTGGTAACTTACCGTGTATTTCGCTTTGTTTCCAAAATCGTTCGAAAACTCTTAATCATTCCAATGAAGAAATTAATTACTAAAATATCCCATTTCATTTTCTCTGTTATTAAAATAATTGTTAATAATACAAAAATAGTGGCGGTAAATCAGAAAAAACGCTTGAAACATCACCGTGAAATAGTGTATAATCATTTCAAAGCTAAAAGTAAAAAAAACAGCAAAGCTTAG
- a CDS encoding amidohydrolase: MLIIHAKIYTMADEIIENGWIRIENSIIKALGSAPEEPQQGEAVLDVQGAGVYPGFVDAHTHLGMWEDGLCFEGDDGNEETDPITPQLRAIDAINPIDRCFTEGLAAGVTTVITGPGSANPIGGQLAAIKTCGGRIDDMLVKAPVAIKMALGENPKSVYHGKNLAPSTRMATASLIREELFKAQRYMGDLERSETDEDFDAPEFDMKSEALLPALRGEIEVHFHAHRTDDIYTAIRIAKEFHLNYVIVHATEGHMIADTLAKDGVRVLAGPFLCDRSKPELKNLTPENPGILANAGILTAIVTDHPVVPLQYLPTCAALAVREGMSYEDALKAITINPAKICGIEDRVGSIEVGKDADLVIFDGNPLEMTSKPKYVIANGKIIK; this comes from the coding sequence ATGCTGATTATTCATGCTAAAATTTACACAATGGCAGACGAGATAATAGAAAATGGCTGGATTCGTATTGAAAACAGCATCATAAAGGCACTTGGCTCTGCACCGGAAGAACCGCAGCAGGGGGAAGCTGTTCTTGATGTTCAGGGGGCGGGTGTTTATCCGGGCTTTGTGGACGCTCACACGCACCTTGGCATGTGGGAGGACGGCCTTTGCTTTGAAGGGGATGACGGCAATGAGGAAACAGACCCCATTACGCCGCAGCTGCGCGCCATAGACGCGATTAATCCTATAGACCGCTGCTTTACCGAAGGACTTGCCGCAGGCGTTACAACGGTTATTACCGGCCCAGGCAGCGCCAACCCGATTGGCGGTCAGCTCGCCGCAATCAAAACCTGCGGCGGTCGGATTGATGATATGCTTGTCAAAGCGCCGGTCGCAATCAAAATGGCGCTGGGTGAAAATCCGAAATCTGTGTACCACGGAAAAAATCTGGCTCCTTCCACACGGATGGCGACAGCTTCTCTGATTCGGGAGGAACTTTTTAAGGCACAGCGTTATATGGGCGATTTGGAGCGTTCTGAGACCGACGAGGACTTCGACGCACCAGAGTTCGACATGAAGTCTGAAGCGCTCCTTCCTGCCCTCAGAGGCGAAATAGAGGTGCATTTCCATGCGCATCGCACCGACGACATTTATACCGCCATTCGTATTGCCAAAGAATTTCATTTAAATTACGTGATTGTTCATGCTACGGAAGGGCATATGATTGCGGACACGCTGGCAAAAGACGGCGTAAGGGTGCTGGCAGGCCCGTTCCTCTGTGACCGCTCTAAACCGGAGCTGAAAAATTTAACGCCGGAAAACCCGGGAATTCTTGCAAATGCGGGAATACTGACAGCAATCGTCACAGATCATCCCGTTGTTCCTCTGCAATACCTTCCGACGTGCGCGGCTCTTGCTGTGCGGGAAGGCATGAGCTATGAGGATGCTTTAAAAGCCATTACCATCAATCCTGCGAAAATTTGCGGAATTGAAGACAGGGTCGGTTCAATTGAAGTAGGGAAAGATGCGGATTTAGTTATTTTTGACGGCAATCCGCTTGAAATGACCTCAAAACCCAAATATGTCATTGCCAACGGGAAAATCATAAAGTAA
- a CDS encoding S1 RNA-binding domain-containing protein: MQLEVGTILEGKVTGITKFGAFVELPDGKTGMVHISEVAPTFVKEIRDFVTENQTVKVKVMSISEDGKVSLSMKKAIPPAPRSNSPAPRATRPGSYEWQGKRNDASSFEDMMSKFKQTSDEKMSDLKKCVESKRGGFSKHGGGTSQPK; this comes from the coding sequence ATGCAGCTTGAGGTAGGAACTATCCTGGAAGGAAAAGTTACGGGAATTACAAAATTCGGCGCTTTCGTGGAGTTGCCGGACGGCAAAACCGGTATGGTACACATTTCGGAGGTCGCACCCACTTTTGTTAAGGAAATACGCGACTTTGTTACTGAAAATCAAACGGTGAAAGTCAAAGTGATGAGCATCAGCGAAGACGGGAAAGTCAGCCTTTCAATGAAGAAGGCAATTCCGCCGGCGCCGCGAAGCAACTCTCCTGCTCCCCGTGCAACCAGGCCGGGCAGTTATGAGTGGCAGGGCAAAAGAAACGATGCTTCAAGCTTTGAGGATATGATGTCCAAGTTCAAGCAAACAAGTGATGAAAAAATGTCGGATCTAAAAAAATGTGTGGAGTCAAAGCGCGGCGGCTTTTCCAAACATGGCGGCGGTACCAGTCAACCGAAATAA
- the yabP gene encoding sporulation protein YabP, protein MAEEKKSVKAPHSLILENRRLLTATGVSNVDSFDEQTIVAYTDLGQLIIKGTKLQINKLNIETGELTLNGDISSMSYSENQLTGGFFSRLFK, encoded by the coding sequence ATGGCTGAAGAAAAAAAATCCGTTAAAGCCCCGCACAGCCTGATTCTTGAAAACCGCCGGTTGCTTACTGCCACTGGCGTTTCTAACGTTGACAGCTTTGACGAGCAGACAATCGTGGCTTATACCGATCTGGGGCAGCTGATTATCAAGGGGACAAAACTTCAGATTAATAAACTCAATATTGAGACCGGTGAACTGACGTTAAACGGCGATATCAGTTCTATGTCGTATTCTGAAAACCAGCTCACAGGCGGCTTTTTCTCAAGGCTGTTCAAATAG
- a CDS encoding co-chaperone GroES: MTIKPLADRILIKMEEAEETTKSGILLAGSAKEKPQIADVIEVGPGGLVDGKEVKMYVKKGDRIIASKYSGTEIKLDGEEFTIVRQSDVLAVVE; the protein is encoded by the coding sequence ATGACTATTAAACCATTGGCAGACAGAATTTTAATTAAGATGGAAGAAGCCGAGGAAACAACAAAGAGCGGTATTCTTCTCGCCGGTTCTGCAAAGGAAAAGCCGCAGATTGCCGACGTTATTGAGGTAGGCCCGGGCGGTCTTGTTGACGGCAAAGAAGTTAAAATGTACGTTAAAAAGGGCGACAGGATTATAGCCAGCAAATATTCCGGAACCGAAATCAAGCTTGACGGCGAGGAATTTACGATTGTTCGCCAGAGCGACGTTCTTGCAGTTGTAGAGTAA
- a CDS encoding SPFH domain-containing protein produces the protein MDLTAVFLVALAIVILVILISNIKVVPQAHVFVIERLGAYNSTWTTGLHFKIPFMDKISKKVSLKEQVIDFPPQPVITKDNVTMQIDTVVYFQVSDAKLYTYGVERPISAIENLSATTLRNIIGELELDHTLTSRDVINTKIRIILDEATDAWGIKVNRVELKNILPPMEIQESMEKQMKAERERRAQILTAEGGKRSAILNAEGDKEAAILRADAEKEKRIREAQGEAQAIMLVQQALADSIKLLNDANPGDRVIAIKSLEAFSKAADGKATKIIIPSNIQSFAGLATSLKELVTDTSDLVK, from the coding sequence ATGGATTTAACAGCTGTTTTTCTTGTTGCGCTTGCAATTGTCATCCTGGTTATTCTAATCAGTAATATCAAAGTAGTTCCACAGGCACATGTGTTTGTAATTGAACGTCTTGGCGCTTACAACAGCACGTGGACGACCGGTCTGCACTTTAAAATTCCATTCATGGATAAAATCTCGAAAAAGGTTTCGTTGAAAGAGCAGGTCATTGATTTTCCGCCGCAGCCCGTTATCACGAAAGATAATGTGACTATGCAGATTGATACGGTGGTGTATTTTCAGGTTTCCGACGCAAAGCTCTATACCTACGGCGTTGAACGTCCGATTTCCGCAATCGAAAATCTTTCCGCAACCACACTGAGGAATATTATCGGTGAACTCGAACTGGACCATACGCTTACCTCGCGCGATGTAATTAACACTAAGATACGCATTATTCTTGACGAGGCAACTGATGCATGGGGAATTAAGGTAAACCGTGTGGAACTGAAAAACATTCTTCCGCCTATGGAAATACAGGAATCCATGGAAAAACAGATGAAAGCCGAACGTGAACGCCGTGCTCAAATTTTGACGGCTGAGGGTGGAAAACGCAGTGCCATTTTGAATGCTGAAGGAGATAAAGAAGCTGCGATTCTTCGTGCGGATGCAGAGAAAGAAAAAAGAATTCGTGAAGCGCAGGGCGAGGCTCAGGCAATCATGCTTGTTCAGCAGGCTCTTGCGGACAGCATCAAACTCTTAAATGATGCAAATCCGGGTGACCGGGTCATCGCAATCAAGAGTCTGGAGGCATTCAGCAAGGCTGCCGATGGCAAGGCAACAAAGATTATTATACCGTCCAATATCCAGTCTTTTGCAGGGCTTGCTACATCATTAAAAGAATTGGTGACGGATACTTCTGATTTAGTAAAATGA
- a CDS encoding class I SAM-dependent RNA methyltransferase translates to MDNFKLVCPCLLGVEGLVADDLRAMDAKNVEPQNGRVVFDGSDEMLVRANLWSRYGERILVQMGNFQALSFEELFQGVKALPWERWIGKVDIFPVKGRSLNSKLSSIPDCQSIIKKAVVERLKQKYHVDWFEETGTLYQIQFLIMKDNVSIMIDTSGEGLHKRGYRASSTEAPIKETLAACMVHLARVRHDANFIDPFCGSGTILIEAAMYALNIAPGMQRHFSAERWACIDKSIWQNEKVRAQSLILRDAQFTAHGYDIDGAAVSLTLENAKKAGVISQIRAEKRDVADFKALGEYGCVICNPPYGERLLDMRQAEELYRTMGSVFEQKHGWSYSIISPDETFEECYGRKADRRRKLYNGMIKCQYYMYFK, encoded by the coding sequence ATGGATAATTTTAAACTTGTATGCCCCTGCTTGCTTGGCGTAGAAGGCCTTGTGGCAGATGATTTGAGGGCGATGGACGCAAAAAATGTTGAACCGCAAAATGGCCGTGTTGTTTTTGACGGCTCCGATGAAATGCTTGTCAGAGCAAATCTCTGGTCGCGTTACGGGGAACGCATTCTGGTTCAAATGGGAAACTTTCAGGCGCTCAGCTTTGAAGAACTTTTTCAGGGAGTGAAAGCGCTGCCTTGGGAACGCTGGATTGGGAAAGTCGATATTTTCCCCGTAAAAGGAAGAAGCCTGAATTCCAAGCTTTCCAGTATTCCGGACTGCCAATCGATCATCAAGAAGGCGGTTGTGGAACGTTTAAAGCAAAAATATCACGTGGACTGGTTTGAAGAAACGGGAACGCTTTATCAAATTCAGTTTTTAATTATGAAAGACAACGTAAGTATTATGATTGATACTTCCGGTGAGGGACTGCATAAGAGGGGGTACCGTGCCAGTTCCACGGAGGCGCCGATTAAAGAAACGCTTGCCGCCTGTATGGTTCATCTTGCCCGTGTGCGTCATGACGCGAATTTTATCGATCCGTTCTGTGGATCGGGGACAATTTTAATTGAAGCCGCTATGTATGCGCTGAATATTGCGCCGGGCATGCAGCGCCATTTTTCCGCCGAACGCTGGGCATGTATTGATAAAAGCATCTGGCAGAATGAGAAGGTGCGTGCACAGAGTCTCATCCTGCGTGACGCACAGTTTACCGCTCATGGATACGACATTGACGGCGCAGCAGTTTCACTTACGCTTGAAAACGCAAAAAAAGCAGGGGTAATTTCTCAGATTCGTGCGGAAAAACGTGATGTTGCAGACTTTAAAGCCCTTGGCGAATATGGCTGCGTCATCTGCAACCCGCCCTATGGTGAGCGGCTCTTGGATATGCGTCAGGCGGAAGAACTTTACAGAACGATGGGCAGCGTATTTGAGCAAAAGCATGGGTGGAGCTATTCCATCATCAGTCCGGATGAAACCTTTGAAGAGTGTTACGGCCGAAAAGCTGACCGGCGCAGAAAACTATACAACGGCATGATTAAATGTCAATACTACATGTACTTTAAATAA
- a CDS encoding NfeD family protein, with translation METYLPYFWLAVIIVAAVVEGSTAQLVSIWFVAGGVGALIADLCGAELWVQTLVFVAVTAFTLIVTRPFVKKLMNFKKEETNAGRYIGKNGIVITEINNTLGVGQVKVLGSIWSARSADSSIIKIGENVLIKSIEGVKLIVTVHN, from the coding sequence ATGGAGACGTATTTACCGTACTTTTGGCTTGCGGTCATCATTGTCGCGGCAGTGGTGGAAGGCTCAACGGCTCAGTTGGTCTCAATTTGGTTTGTAGCGGGTGGAGTGGGTGCGCTGATTGCAGACCTATGTGGAGCGGAATTATGGGTTCAAACGCTGGTGTTTGTTGCAGTTACCGCGTTTACATTAATTGTTACAAGACCTTTTGTGAAAAAATTGATGAATTTCAAGAAGGAAGAAACAAATGCAGGCCGATACATTGGAAAAAACGGCATTGTAATTACCGAAATCAACAATACACTGGGCGTAGGTCAGGTGAAAGTTTTAGGCAGCATATGGTCAGCCCGCAGTGCAGACAGTTCAATCATTAAAATTGGAGAGAATGTGCTGATTAAATCAATTGAAGGAGTAAAATTGATTGTAACGGTACATAACTAA
- a CDS encoding fumarate hydratase — protein MREIDFSEIASAVKTLFIDANRVLPADLENCIADASQKETSPIGKAVLCDLCENMNAARELGIPVCQDTGMAVVFAEVGQEVHITGGLFEDAVNEGVRQGYTEGLLRCSVAADPIRRGNTGDNTPAIVHIRLVPGDKLALTAAPKGFGSENMSRIKMFTPSANVEDIIAFVAETVQIAGGNPCPPVVLGIGIGGDFEKCALLAKQALCRPVSQRNTDSFYADLERQMLERVNELNVGPQGFGGITTALAVNIEQFPTHIAGLPVAVNVGCHVTRHKKIII, from the coding sequence ATGAGAGAGATTGACTTTTCAGAGATTGCGTCGGCGGTTAAAACGCTTTTTATTGACGCAAACCGTGTATTACCGGCCGACCTCGAAAATTGTATTGCAGATGCCTCACAGAAAGAAACATCACCGATCGGAAAAGCTGTTTTGTGTGATTTATGTGAAAATATGAATGCCGCGAGAGAGCTCGGCATTCCTGTGTGTCAGGATACGGGAATGGCGGTTGTTTTTGCCGAAGTGGGGCAGGAGGTTCATATAACGGGCGGCTTGTTTGAGGACGCTGTAAACGAAGGCGTGCGTCAGGGATATACAGAGGGCCTGCTGCGCTGTTCGGTGGCGGCGGACCCCATTCGCAGAGGAAATACCGGTGACAATACGCCTGCCATTGTGCATATTCGTCTTGTTCCCGGGGATAAGCTTGCTCTTACAGCTGCACCCAAGGGCTTTGGAAGCGAAAATATGAGCCGTATTAAAATGTTTACTCCCTCTGCTAATGTGGAGGATATTATTGCTTTTGTGGCAGAGACGGTTCAGATTGCGGGCGGGAATCCTTGCCCGCCGGTTGTTCTGGGCATAGGAATCGGCGGTGATTTTGAAAAATGCGCTCTTTTGGCGAAACAGGCTCTTTGCCGGCCGGTTTCACAGCGAAATACCGACAGCTTCTACGCTGATTTAGAACGGCAGATGCTTGAAAGAGTCAATGAGCTGAATGTGGGACCTCAAGGGTTTGGCGGGATTACGACGGCGCTTGCGGTGAATATTGAGCAATTTCCGACCCATATTGCCGGACTGCCCGTGGCGGTCAATGTCGGCTGTCATGTGACCCGTCACAAGAAAATAATAATTTAA
- the groL gene encoding chaperonin GroEL (60 kDa chaperone family; promotes refolding of misfolded polypeptides especially under stressful conditions; forms two stacked rings of heptamers to form a barrel-shaped 14mer; ends can be capped by GroES; misfolded proteins enter the barrel where they are refolded when GroES binds), with amino-acid sequence MAKQIIFGEDARKALLSGINQLADTVKITLGPKGRNVVLDKKFGAPLITNDGVTIAKEIELEDAFENMGAQLVKEVATKTNDVAGDGTTTATLLAQAIIREGMKNVTAGANPMAIRRGIQKAVDAAVKSLADHSKKVTGSEDIARVATISASSEFIGKLISEAMEKVTSDGVITVEESKTAETYSEVVEGMMFDRGYITPYMVTDTEKMEAVIDDAYVLITDKKVSNIQELLPLLEKIVQSGKKLVIIAEDIEGEALTTLILNKLRGTFTCVGVKAPGFGDRRKDMLRDIAVLTGGQVISEELGLELKDATIEQLGRARQVKVDKENTIIVDGSGDKEEIKARVSQIRSQISTTTSDFDREKLQERLAKLSGGVAVIKVGAATEVEMKEQKLRIEDALAATKAAVEEGIVAGGGVALINTVHDVEQVVADSESDEKTGANIILKVLEEPIRQIATNAGLEGSVIVEHIKNANKVGFGFNALTEQYGDMISFGIVDPTKVTRSALQNAASVAGMVLTTESLVTDKKEPASAPAMPADPGMGGMY; translated from the coding sequence ATGGCTAAACAGATTATTTTCGGCGAGGATGCCAGAAAAGCTCTTTTAAGCGGTATTAATCAACTTGCCGATACAGTGAAAATTACACTTGGACCCAAAGGAAGAAATGTTGTTCTTGATAAAAAATTCGGTGCTCCGCTCATTACCAATGATGGTGTTACGATTGCTAAAGAAATTGAGCTTGAAGATGCTTTCGAAAACATGGGCGCTCAGCTTGTGAAAGAAGTTGCTACAAAGACAAATGATGTTGCCGGCGACGGTACCACAACTGCAACTCTGCTTGCACAGGCAATTATCCGTGAAGGTATGAAAAACGTAACTGCCGGTGCAAATCCGATGGCTATTCGCAGAGGAATTCAAAAAGCGGTTGACGCTGCTGTTAAATCTCTTGCGGATCATTCCAAAAAAGTTACCGGTTCGGAAGATATCGCCCGCGTTGCAACGATTTCGGCTTCCAGCGAATTTATCGGCAAGCTGATTTCCGAGGCAATGGAGAAAGTAACATCCGACGGCGTTATTACAGTTGAAGAATCCAAAACGGCTGAAACATATTCCGAAGTTGTCGAAGGCATGATGTTCGACCGCGGTTATATTACACCTTATATGGTAACTGACACCGAAAAAATGGAAGCCGTTATTGATGATGCATATGTTTTGATTACAGACAAGAAAGTTTCCAATATTCAGGAGCTTCTTCCGCTGCTGGAGAAAATCGTACAGTCCGGCAAGAAACTCGTAATCATTGCAGAGGACATTGAGGGTGAGGCCCTTACCACCTTAATCCTCAATAAACTGCGTGGTACCTTTACATGCGTCGGCGTGAAAGCCCCCGGCTTTGGCGACAGAAGAAAAGATATGCTCCGCGATATAGCTGTTCTGACAGGCGGTCAGGTTATTTCCGAAGAGCTTGGTCTGGAACTGAAAGATGCAACCATTGAACAGCTTGGCCGCGCGCGTCAGGTGAAAGTTGACAAAGAAAATACCATCATTGTCGACGGTTCGGGCGACAAAGAGGAAATTAAAGCAAGAGTTTCACAAATCCGCTCACAGATTTCAACGACTACCTCCGACTTTGACCGTGAAAAACTCCAGGAGCGTCTTGCAAAGCTTTCCGGCGGTGTAGCTGTTATTAAAGTTGGCGCTGCAACCGAAGTGGAAATGAAAGAGCAGAAACTTCGTATTGAAGATGCACTGGCCGCTACAAAGGCAGCAGTTGAAGAGGGCATCGTGGCCGGCGGCGGCGTTGCCTTAATCAATACGGTTCATGATGTCGAGCAGGTTGTCGCTGACAGTGAGAGCGATGAGAAGACCGGTGCTAACATTATTCTGAAAGTGCTTGAAGAGCCGATTCGTCAAATTGCCACAAACGCTGGCCTTGAAGGATCTGTAATCGTTGAGCATATTAAAAATGCAAATAAGGTTGGCTTTGGCTTTAATGCCCTTACTGAACAGTATGGTGATATGATTTCTTTCGGAATTGTTGACCCGACAAAGGTAACACGTTCCGCACTGCAGAACGCGGCTTCCGTGGCAGGTATGGTGCTTACCACAGAATCACTGGTAACAGATAAGAAAGAACCGGCTTCAGCTCCGGCAATGCCTGCTGACCCGGGCATGGGCGGCATGTATTAA
- a CDS encoding septum formation initiator family protein: MKVIKRKKQKGSFLLRTAVFAFALYIIVALVNQQVQISQKRQELAAVKQKIVIQQVKNEDIKHALSTGANENSDYIERVARESLNFAKPGERVFVNIAGN, from the coding sequence ATGAAGGTTATCAAGAGGAAAAAGCAGAAAGGCAGTTTTTTATTGCGTACGGCTGTGTTTGCTTTCGCGTTATATATTATTGTTGCGCTTGTTAACCAGCAGGTTCAGATTAGCCAAAAACGTCAGGAGCTTGCTGCAGTTAAGCAGAAAATTGTCATTCAGCAAGTAAAAAACGAAGACATAAAACATGCCCTGAGCACAGGCGCGAACGAAAACAGCGATTACATTGAGCGCGTTGCGCGCGAGAGCCTTAACTTTGCAAAGCCGGGGGAACGTGTTTTTGTTAATATTGCAGGTAATTAA
- a CDS encoding RNA-binding S4 domain-containing protein, with the protein MRLDKYLKISRIIKRRTIANEACDAGRVLVNGKPARASYDVKVDDVLELQLGSRSVKAQIISVNEYAKKEAAAEMYRILSDGPANL; encoded by the coding sequence ATGCGACTTGACAAATATTTAAAAATATCACGCATTATAAAACGCCGTACAATTGCGAATGAGGCATGCGACGCAGGCAGAGTTCTTGTAAACGGAAAGCCCGCCAGAGCTTCTTATGATGTGAAGGTTGATGATGTTTTGGAGCTGCAGCTTGGTTCACGCAGCGTAAAAGCACAGATAATCAGTGTGAATGAATATGCGAAAAAGGAAGCTGCGGCAGAAATGTATCGGATTCTGTCGGACGGGCCTGCGAACCTTTAA
- the raiA gene encoding ribosome-associated translation inhibitor RaiA produces the protein MKITVTGRKVNLRDNFKELATRKLSRFDRVFDEDALASVVVTLEKNRQTVEITIKSRGMIYRAEATDYEMNDALDQVISALSRQIRKNKTRLDKEIHSAALDQYVENYLHTAEDDADSEYKIVRTKHFFVKPLSTEEAILQMNLLGHQFFMFRDEQSGEINVVYKRRDGNYGLLEPDAE, from the coding sequence ATGAAGATTACTGTTACTGGCAGAAAGGTTAATCTAAGGGATAATTTTAAGGAATTGGCAACAAGAAAGCTGTCGCGTTTTGACAGGGTTTTCGATGAAGACGCGCTGGCAAGCGTGGTGGTAACGCTTGAAAAAAATCGCCAGACGGTTGAAATTACAATTAAATCGCGTGGTATGATTTATCGTGCCGAAGCAACGGATTATGAAATGAACGATGCATTGGATCAGGTTATCAGCGCGTTGAGCAGACAAATCCGCAAGAATAAAACAAGGCTTGATAAAGAGATTCATTCGGCTGCTTTGGATCAGTATGTGGAGAACTATTTGCATACGGCTGAAGACGATGCCGACAGTGAATATAAAATTGTGCGTACAAAACATTTTTTTGTAAAGCCGCTTAGCACGGAAGAAGCAATTTTGCAGATGAACCTGCTTGGGCATCAGTTCTTTATGTTCCGTGACGAACAGAGCGGAGAAATCAATGTGGTTTATAAGCGCAGGGACGGAAACTACGGATTATTGGAGCCTGACGCGGAATAA